Proteins encoded within one genomic window of Macaca fascicularis isolate 582-1 chromosome 16, T2T-MFA8v1.1:
- the ALOX12B gene encoding arachidonate 12-lipoxygenase, 12R-type isoform X1 codes for MATYKVRVATGTDLLSGTLDSISLTIVGTQGESHKQLLNHFGRDFATGAVDQYTVQCPQDLGELIIILLHKERYSFFPKDPWYCNYVQICAPNGRIYHFPAYQWMDGYETLALREATGKTTADDSLPVLLEHRREEIRAKQDFYHWRVFLPGLPNYVHIPSYRPPVRRHRNPNRPEWNGYIPGFPILINFKATKFLNLNLRYSFLKTASFFVRLGPMALAFKVRGLLDCKHSWKRLKDIRKIFPGKKSVVSEYVAEHWAEDTFFGYQYLNGVNPGLIRRCTRIPDKFPVTDDMVAPFLGEGTCLQAELEKGNIYLADYRIMEGIPTVELSGRKQHHCAPLCLLHFGPEGKMMPIAIQLSQTPGPDCPIFLPSDSEWDWLLAKTWVRYAEFYSHEAISHLLETHLIAEAFCLALLRNLPMCHPLYKLLIPHTRYTVQINSIGRAVLLNEGGLSAKGMSLGVEGFAEVMVRALSELTYDSLYLPNDFVERGVQDLPGYYYRDDSLAVWNALERYVTEIITYYYPSDAAVEGDPELQSWVQEIFKECLLGRESSGFPRCLRTVPELIRYVTIVIFTCSAKHAAVNTGQMEFTAWMPNFPASMRNPPIQAKGLTTLETFMDTLPDVKTTCITLLVLWTLSREPDDRRPLGHFPDIHFVEEAPRRSIEAFRQRLNQISHDIRQRNKCLPIPYYYLDPVLIENSISI; via the exons ATGGCCACCTACAAAGTCAGGGTGGCCACAGGCACCGACCTCTTGTCGGGAACACTGGACTCCATCTCACTGACCATTGTGGGGACGCAAGGAGAGAGTCATAAGCAGCTGCTGAACCACTTTGGGAGAGACTTTGCAACTGGGgca GTGGACCAGTACACCGTGCAGTGCCCGCAGGATCTGGGAGAGCTCATCATCATCCTCCTGCACAAAGAGCGCTACTCCTTCTTCCCCAAGGACCCTTGGTACTGTAACTACGTGCAGATCTGTGCCCCCAATGGCCGTATCTACCACTTCCCCGCCTACCAGTGGATGGATGGCTACGAGACCCTGGCACTCCGGGAGGCCACAG GAAAGACAACAGCAGACGACTCACTCCCTGTCCTCCTGGAGCACAGAAGAGAGGAGATCAGAGCCAAGCAGGACTTCTACCA CTGGCGAGTCTTTCTTCCTGGCTTACCCAACTATGTGCACATTCCCAGTTACCGCCCTCCGGTCCGGAGGCATCGCAACCCCAACCGGCCTGA GTGGAATGGCTATATTCCGGGATTCCCAATTCTCATCAACTTTAAGGCCACCAAGTTCCTGAACTTAAATCTCCGCTACTCCTTCCTCAAGACAGCCTCCTTCTTTGTCCGCCTGGGGCCCAT GGCACTGGCTTTCAAAGTCCGCGGCCTGTTGGACTGCAAACATTCGTGGAAGAGGCTGAAGGACATTAGGAAAATTTTCCCTGGGAAGAAATCTGTCGTCTCCG AGTACGTGGCCGAGCACTGGGCAGAGGACACCTTCTTTGGGTACCAATACCTCAACGGCGTCAATCCCGGCTTGATTCGCCGCTGCACGCGGATCCCAGACAAGTTCCCCGTCACAGACGACATGGTGGCTCCGTTCCTGGGCGAGGGAACATGCTTGCAAGCGGAGCTGGAG AAGGGGAACATTTACCTGGCCGACTATCGCATCATGGAGGGCATCCCCACCGTGGAGCTCAGCGGCCGGAAGCAGCACCACTGCGCCCCACTCTGCCTGCTGCACTTCGGACCCGAGGGCAAGATGATGCCCATCGCCATCCAG CTCAGCCAGACCCCCGGGCCGGATTGCCCCATCTTCCTGCCCAGTGATTCTGAGTGGGACTGGCTGCTAGCCAAGACGTGGGTGCGCTATGCGGAGTTCTACAGCCACGAGGCCATCTCCCACCTGCTGGAGACCCACCTTATTGCGGAAGCCTTCTGCCTAGCCTTGCTGAGGAACCTGCCCATGTGCCACCCCCTCTACAAG CTCCTCATCCCCCACACCCGATACACCGTCCAGATCAACAGCATTGGCCGGGCCGTTCTTCTCAACGAGGGGGGGCTCTCCGCCAAG GGCATGTCCCTGGGCGTGGAGGGCTTTGCTGAGGTGATGGTACGGGCTCTGTCAGAGCTCACCTATgacagcctctacctccccaaTGACTTTGTGGAGCGTGGGGTCCAGGACCTGCCTGGATATTATTACCGTGATGACAGCTTGGCGGTGTGGAATGCACTGGAGAG GTACGTGACGGAGATCATCACCTATTATTACCCGAGTGACGCAGCTGTGGAGGGTGACCCGGAATTGCAGTCCTGGGTGCAGGAGATATTTAAAGAGTGTCTCCTAGGGCGGGAGAGCTCAG GTTTCCCCAGGTGCTTGAGAACCGTGCCTGAGCTGATTCGATATGTCACCATAGTAATCTTCACCTGCTCTGCCAAGCACGCTGCTGTCAACACAGGCCAG ATGGAGTTCACCGCCTGGATGCCCAACTTCCCAGCGTCCATGAGGAATCCACCGATTCAGGCTAAGGGGCTGACCACTCTGGAGACCTTCATGGACACGTTGCCGGATGTGAAGACCACGTGCATCACACTGCTGGTGCTCTGGACCCTCAGCCGTGAGCCTGACGACAGG CGGCCCCTGGGACACTTCCCGGACATTCACTTCGTGGAGGAGGCCCCGCGGAGGAGCATAGAGGCGTTCCGCCAGCGCCTGAACCAGATCTCACACGACATCCGCCAGCGCAACAAGTGCCTCCCCATCCCCTACTACTACCTGGACCCGGTGCTGATAGAGAACAGCATTTCTATTTAG
- the ALOX12B gene encoding arachidonate 12-lipoxygenase, 12R-type isoform X2, which produces MATYKVRVATGTDLLSGTLDSISLTIVGTQGESHKQLLNHFGRDFATGAVDQYTVQCPQDLGELIIILLHKERYSFFPKDPWYCNYVQICAPNGRIYHFPAYQWMDGYETLALREATGKTTADDSLPVLLEHRREEIRAKQDFYHWRVFLPGLPNYVHIPSYRPPVRRHRNPNRPEWNGYIPGFPILINFKATKFLNLNLRYSFLKTASFFVRLGPMALAFKVRGLLDCKHSWKRLKDIRKIFPGKKSVVSEYVAEHWAEDTFFGYQYLNGVNPGLIRRCTRIPDKFPVTDDMVAPFLGEGTCLQAELEVPTCHPSRLPSRRGTFTWPTIASWRASPPWSSAAGSSTTAPHSACCTSDPRAR; this is translated from the exons ATGGCCACCTACAAAGTCAGGGTGGCCACAGGCACCGACCTCTTGTCGGGAACACTGGACTCCATCTCACTGACCATTGTGGGGACGCAAGGAGAGAGTCATAAGCAGCTGCTGAACCACTTTGGGAGAGACTTTGCAACTGGGgca GTGGACCAGTACACCGTGCAGTGCCCGCAGGATCTGGGAGAGCTCATCATCATCCTCCTGCACAAAGAGCGCTACTCCTTCTTCCCCAAGGACCCTTGGTACTGTAACTACGTGCAGATCTGTGCCCCCAATGGCCGTATCTACCACTTCCCCGCCTACCAGTGGATGGATGGCTACGAGACCCTGGCACTCCGGGAGGCCACAG GAAAGACAACAGCAGACGACTCACTCCCTGTCCTCCTGGAGCACAGAAGAGAGGAGATCAGAGCCAAGCAGGACTTCTACCA CTGGCGAGTCTTTCTTCCTGGCTTACCCAACTATGTGCACATTCCCAGTTACCGCCCTCCGGTCCGGAGGCATCGCAACCCCAACCGGCCTGA GTGGAATGGCTATATTCCGGGATTCCCAATTCTCATCAACTTTAAGGCCACCAAGTTCCTGAACTTAAATCTCCGCTACTCCTTCCTCAAGACAGCCTCCTTCTTTGTCCGCCTGGGGCCCAT GGCACTGGCTTTCAAAGTCCGCGGCCTGTTGGACTGCAAACATTCGTGGAAGAGGCTGAAGGACATTAGGAAAATTTTCCCTGGGAAGAAATCTGTCGTCTCCG AGTACGTGGCCGAGCACTGGGCAGAGGACACCTTCTTTGGGTACCAATACCTCAACGGCGTCAATCCCGGCTTGATTCGCCGCTGCACGCGGATCCCAGACAAGTTCCCCGTCACAGACGACATGGTGGCTCCGTTCCTGGGCGAGGGAACATGCTTGCAAGCGGAGCTGGAG GTGCCTACTTGCCACCCATCGCGGCTCCCCTCCAGAAGGGGAACATTTACCTGGCCGACTATCGCATCATGGAGGGCATCCCCACCGTGGAGCTCAGCGGCCGGAAGCAGCACCACTGCGCCCCACTCTGCCTGCTGCACTTCGGACCCGAGGGCAAGATGA